In Porites lutea chromosome 9, jaPorLute2.1, whole genome shotgun sequence, a single window of DNA contains:
- the LOC140948254 gene encoding protein Wnt-2b-A-like isoform X1 yields the protein MRVSTVWFFIFVLFTFPVLSSSHWWFMSQVYALGAKIMCNNIAGLVTYQRQLCRENPDVMVSIGKGAKLGVEECQQQFKDQRWNCSTVARDVSVFGKVMRKASRESAFVYAISSAGVVHEVTKACSRGELIGCTCDTKRKGRSHKGFEWGGCSDNIGYGLRFAKLFVDSREQERDARAKMNLHNNFVGRRAVKKHTELDCKCHGVSGSCQVKTCWKVMSQFGVVGAFLRERYHSGIQVTVDQSGNELVKIKADGSPAHPPRDNLVFLEESPDYCVPNTNTGSLGTTGRVCNKSTPGHGSCGILCCGRGFDTIQVEEVYKCSCKFNWCCYVKCHTCRRTVDKHVCKSPDDNMYNGNGPHLTASVTNAQSNSQNRPAKKLLGDKRNKRRKERKNRKRGASSLSTNSLSRGDRENKKL from the exons ATGCGAGTTTCTACTGTTTGGTTTTTTATATTCGTCCTGTTTACATTTCCAGTCCTTTCATCTTCTCACTGGTG GTTCATGTCTCAAGTATACGCATTGGGGGCGAAAATAATGTGTAACAACATCGCCGGCCTGGTCACCTACCAACGCCAACTTTGTCGAGAAAACCCCGATGTGATGGTTAGCATCGGAAAGGGGGCCAAACTTGGCGTGGAAGAGTGTCAGCAACAGTTTAAAGATCAGAGATGGAATTGTTCAACAGTAGCTCGAGACGTCAGCGTTTTTGGAAAAGTTATGCGAAAAG CAAGTAGAGAAAGCGCCTTCGTATACGCCATATCTTCTGCGGGGGTTGTACACGAGGTCACAAAGGCGTGCAGCCGCGGAGAACTGATAGGCTGTACTTGCGATACCAAACGTAAAGGAAGAAGTCACAAAGGTTTTGAGTGGGGAGGTTGCAGCGACAACATAGGTTATGGTCTTAGATTTGCCAAACTATTTGTCGATTCGCGAGAACAGGAGCGGGACGCCAGAGCAAAAATGAACCTTCATAACAACTTTGTGGGGCGAAGA GCAGTAAAGAAACACACAGAATTGGATTGCAAATGCCATGGCGTCTCCGGCTCGTGCCAAGTGAAAACATGCTGGAAAGTCATGTCCCAGTTCGGTGTTGTGGGTGCTTTTCTCCGTGAGAGATACCACAGTGGTATACAAGTTACCGTAGATCAGAGCGGCAACGAACTTGTAAAAATAAAGGCAGATGGATCTCCAGCTCATCCTCCACGTGATAATCTCGTATTCTTAGAAGAGTCCCCGGATTACTGTGTCCCTAATACCAACACAGGCTCTTTGGGTACTACGGGACGGGTTTGTAACAAGAGCACTCCGGGACACGGCAGTTGCGGGATTCTGTGCTGCGGGCGCGGTTTTGACACCATTCAGGTTGAAGAGGTGTATAAATGTTCGTGCAAATTCAATTGGTGTTGTTATGTTAAGTGCCATACGTGCAGACGGACTGTTGATAAGCATGTATGTAAATCTCCTGACGATAATATGTACAATGGAAACGGACCACATTTAACAGCATCTGTGACGAACGCGCAAAGCAATAGTCAAAACAGACCCGCTAAGAAACTTCTCGGTGATAAACGGAACAAGAGAAGAAAGGAACGAAAAAACAGGAAGCGAGGTGCGTCTAGCCTGTCTACTAACAGTCTCAGCAGAGGcgacagagaaaacaagaaactcTAA
- the LOC140948254 gene encoding protein Wnt-2b-A-like isoform X2 — translation MSQVYALGAKIMCNNIAGLVTYQRQLCRENPDVMVSIGKGAKLGVEECQQQFKDQRWNCSTVARDVSVFGKVMRKASRESAFVYAISSAGVVHEVTKACSRGELIGCTCDTKRKGRSHKGFEWGGCSDNIGYGLRFAKLFVDSREQERDARAKMNLHNNFVGRRAVKKHTELDCKCHGVSGSCQVKTCWKVMSQFGVVGAFLRERYHSGIQVTVDQSGNELVKIKADGSPAHPPRDNLVFLEESPDYCVPNTNTGSLGTTGRVCNKSTPGHGSCGILCCGRGFDTIQVEEVYKCSCKFNWCCYVKCHTCRRTVDKHVCKSPDDNMYNGNGPHLTASVTNAQSNSQNRPAKKLLGDKRNKRRKERKNRKRGASSLSTNSLSRGDRENKKL, via the exons ATGTCTCAAGTATACGCATTGGGGGCGAAAATAATGTGTAACAACATCGCCGGCCTGGTCACCTACCAACGCCAACTTTGTCGAGAAAACCCCGATGTGATGGTTAGCATCGGAAAGGGGGCCAAACTTGGCGTGGAAGAGTGTCAGCAACAGTTTAAAGATCAGAGATGGAATTGTTCAACAGTAGCTCGAGACGTCAGCGTTTTTGGAAAAGTTATGCGAAAAG CAAGTAGAGAAAGCGCCTTCGTATACGCCATATCTTCTGCGGGGGTTGTACACGAGGTCACAAAGGCGTGCAGCCGCGGAGAACTGATAGGCTGTACTTGCGATACCAAACGTAAAGGAAGAAGTCACAAAGGTTTTGAGTGGGGAGGTTGCAGCGACAACATAGGTTATGGTCTTAGATTTGCCAAACTATTTGTCGATTCGCGAGAACAGGAGCGGGACGCCAGAGCAAAAATGAACCTTCATAACAACTTTGTGGGGCGAAGA GCAGTAAAGAAACACACAGAATTGGATTGCAAATGCCATGGCGTCTCCGGCTCGTGCCAAGTGAAAACATGCTGGAAAGTCATGTCCCAGTTCGGTGTTGTGGGTGCTTTTCTCCGTGAGAGATACCACAGTGGTATACAAGTTACCGTAGATCAGAGCGGCAACGAACTTGTAAAAATAAAGGCAGATGGATCTCCAGCTCATCCTCCACGTGATAATCTCGTATTCTTAGAAGAGTCCCCGGATTACTGTGTCCCTAATACCAACACAGGCTCTTTGGGTACTACGGGACGGGTTTGTAACAAGAGCACTCCGGGACACGGCAGTTGCGGGATTCTGTGCTGCGGGCGCGGTTTTGACACCATTCAGGTTGAAGAGGTGTATAAATGTTCGTGCAAATTCAATTGGTGTTGTTATGTTAAGTGCCATACGTGCAGACGGACTGTTGATAAGCATGTATGTAAATCTCCTGACGATAATATGTACAATGGAAACGGACCACATTTAACAGCATCTGTGACGAACGCGCAAAGCAATAGTCAAAACAGACCCGCTAAGAAACTTCTCGGTGATAAACGGAACAAGAGAAGAAAGGAACGAAAAAACAGGAAGCGAGGTGCGTCTAGCCTGTCTACTAACAGTCTCAGCAGAGGcgacagagaaaacaagaaactcTAA